Proteins from a genomic interval of Hydrogenophaga sp. PAMC20947:
- a CDS encoding GntR family transcriptional regulator — protein sequence MSVLSLAPRALYEEVAELLRQRIFSRELEPGSWIDELKIAEEYGISRTPLREALKVLAAEGLVTMKVRRGAYVTEVSDKDLTDVYHLLALLESDAAGVVAQRASDVELTELQTIHAELEGAIGQRDLFFAINERFHMRLLEIADNRWRMQMVTDLRKVMKLNRHNSLLKTGRIDDSLSEHRAVMAALLAREGELAMQRMQEHFHNGLEAAT from the coding sequence ATGTCCGTCCTCTCGCTCGCTCCACGCGCCCTGTACGAAGAAGTTGCCGAATTGCTTCGGCAGCGCATATTCAGCCGCGAGCTGGAGCCCGGCAGCTGGATCGACGAGCTCAAGATCGCCGAGGAATACGGTATCAGCCGTACCCCCTTGCGGGAAGCCTTAAAAGTCCTCGCGGCCGAAGGCCTGGTGACCATGAAGGTCCGGCGGGGGGCCTACGTGACCGAAGTGTCCGACAAAGACCTGACCGATGTCTACCACCTGCTGGCGCTGCTGGAGTCTGACGCGGCAGGCGTGGTGGCGCAACGGGCCAGCGACGTCGAGCTCACCGAACTGCAAACCATCCACGCCGAGCTGGAAGGGGCTATCGGTCAGCGCGATCTGTTTTTTGCCATCAATGAACGCTTCCACATGCGTTTGCTGGAAATCGCCGACAACCGTTGGCGCATGCAAATGGTCACCGATCTGCGCAAGGTCATGAAGCTCAACCGCCACAATTCACTCCTCAAGACCGGGCGGATTGATGACTCCCTGAGCGAGCACCGCGCCGTGATGGCAGCGCTGCTGGCCCGCGAGGGCGAACTCGCCATGCAGCGCATGCAAGAACACTTCCACAACGGCCTGGAAGCCGCGACCTGA
- a CDS encoding Dyp-type peroxidase, with protein MSETPLAQSGILEAIPAHGRYLSCQLCLGADPRPVLQLLAEQTDGLTSVVGLGESLVKALDGQVAGLKTFRGIEGALVKLPATPIDLLVWLRGTARGELLARSQHLEALLAPAFEITNITDAFNHAGGRDLTGYEDGTENPKDGEALKTALVPENAGPLAGSSFLALQHWHHQLSRFEAMPRLQQDHTFGRDLDSNEELDDAPESAHVKRTAQESFAPEAFVLRRSMPWVEGNRGGLVFTAFGHSFDAFEALLGRMCGVEDGITDALFSFSEPETGAYFWCPPMHNGQLDLRSLGFSAA; from the coding sequence ATGAGCGAAACCCCTTTGGCACAATCCGGCATTCTCGAAGCCATCCCGGCCCATGGCCGCTACCTGAGTTGCCAGTTGTGCCTTGGCGCTGACCCACGCCCCGTCTTGCAACTTCTGGCCGAGCAAACCGATGGCCTGACCTCGGTCGTGGGCCTGGGTGAATCCCTGGTGAAGGCACTCGATGGCCAAGTGGCAGGGCTGAAGACGTTCCGCGGTATCGAAGGCGCGCTGGTCAAGCTGCCTGCAACACCGATAGACCTGCTGGTCTGGCTGCGTGGAACGGCGCGTGGCGAGCTGTTGGCACGCAGTCAACACCTGGAAGCCCTGCTGGCGCCTGCATTTGAAATCACCAACATCACCGACGCGTTCAACCACGCGGGCGGGCGGGACCTGACCGGCTACGAAGACGGCACAGAGAATCCGAAAGACGGCGAAGCGCTCAAGACGGCACTGGTGCCTGAAAATGCCGGACCGCTGGCCGGCAGCAGCTTCCTGGCCCTGCAGCACTGGCACCACCAGCTGAGCCGTTTCGAAGCCATGCCCCGCCTGCAACAGGATCACACCTTTGGTCGAGATCTGGACAGCAACGAAGAGCTGGACGACGCGCCCGAGTCGGCCCACGTCAAGCGTACGGCCCAGGAAAGCTTTGCGCCCGAGGCCTTTGTGCTGCGGCGCTCCATGCCCTGGGTCGAAGGCAACCGAGGCGGTCTGGTGTTCACCGCTTTCGGACATTCGTTTGATGCCTTCGAGGCCTTGCTCGGGCGCATGTGCGGCGTTGAGGACGGCATCACCGACGCCTTGTTCAGCTTCAGCGAACCAGAAACCGGTGCCTACTTCTGGTGCCCGCCCATGCACAATGGCCAGCTCGACCTTCGTTCCCTGGGCTTCTCAGCGGCCTGA
- a CDS encoding FKBP-type peptidyl-prolyl cis-trans isomerase yields MKRTAIALIICSAAILSAPAMAQDVTLAAAAKEAGAIVTPTGLVYRAMKEGTGASPRAANTVKVHYKGTLPDGKEFDSSYSRGTPIEFPLGGVIPCWTEGVQRMKIGGKAKLTCPSAIAYGERGAGGVIPPNATLVFEVELLGIK; encoded by the coding sequence ATGAAACGCACTGCCATTGCCTTGATCATTTGCTCTGCCGCTATCCTGTCGGCGCCTGCCATGGCGCAAGACGTGACGCTCGCAGCCGCCGCCAAAGAGGCTGGCGCCATCGTGACCCCCACGGGTCTGGTCTACCGGGCGATGAAAGAGGGCACGGGTGCCAGCCCCCGTGCAGCCAACACTGTCAAGGTGCACTACAAGGGCACACTTCCTGATGGCAAGGAATTTGACAGCTCGTATTCGCGTGGAACGCCTATCGAGTTCCCCTTGGGCGGTGTGATTCCTTGCTGGACCGAGGGCGTACAGCGCATGAAGATCGGTGGCAAGGCCAAGTTGACCTGCCCCAGCGCCATCGCCTATGGCGAACGCGGTGCAGGTGGTGTGATTCCGCCCAATGCCACCTTGGTGTTTGAAGTCGAGCTGCTGGGCATCAAGTAA
- the dusA gene encoding tRNA dihydrouridine(20/20a) synthase DusA, with protein MSADFPDSSFWRLSVAPMMGWTDRHCRFFHRLLTRRTLLYTEMVTTGALIHGNAAQHLRFSEEEHPVALQLGGSDPADLAICAKLGAERGYDEINLNCGCPSERVLKGAFGACLMGEAQLVADGVKAMVDAVDIPVTVKHRIGIDKIESYDFVRDFVGTVSEAGCKVFLVHARNAWLQGLSPKENREIPPLRYDLVYQLKRDFPDLVIVANGGIKTNAQIAEHLTQLDGAMIGREAYHNPWLMTAWDEAFYGEAAPDVPLTHEAVELAMIDYMERAAAEDGAPWYSIASHMLGLRHGLHGARKWRQVWSDHRLKPLPAREVWAMAQAHVGLHDLADAIPL; from the coding sequence ATGTCTGCCGATTTTCCCGATTCTTCCTTCTGGCGTTTGTCCGTTGCCCCCATGATGGGGTGGACGGATCGGCATTGCCGTTTTTTCCACCGATTGCTGACACGCCGTACCCTGCTGTACACCGAAATGGTGACCACAGGCGCGCTGATCCATGGCAATGCCGCGCAACATCTGCGCTTCAGCGAAGAAGAGCACCCGGTGGCCTTGCAGCTGGGGGGCAGCGACCCGGCTGATTTGGCGATTTGCGCCAAGCTGGGGGCCGAGCGGGGTTATGACGAGATCAATCTGAACTGCGGTTGCCCGAGTGAGCGGGTGCTCAAGGGGGCTTTTGGCGCATGCCTCATGGGCGAAGCCCAGTTGGTGGCCGACGGTGTGAAGGCCATGGTGGATGCGGTGGATATTCCCGTCACGGTGAAGCACCGCATTGGCATCGACAAGATCGAGAGCTATGATTTTGTGCGCGATTTTGTGGGCACGGTGAGCGAAGCCGGGTGCAAGGTGTTTTTGGTGCATGCCCGCAACGCCTGGTTGCAAGGCTTGTCGCCAAAGGAAAACCGCGAAATTCCGCCGCTGCGTTACGACCTGGTGTACCAGCTCAAGCGCGACTTTCCCGATCTGGTGATTGTCGCCAATGGCGGCATCAAGACCAACGCTCAAATTGCTGAGCACCTGACCCAACTCGATGGCGCAATGATCGGCCGCGAGGCGTACCACAACCCGTGGCTGATGACCGCGTGGGATGAGGCGTTTTACGGTGAAGCGGCGCCAGATGTACCCTTGACGCACGAGGCTGTGGAGCTCGCGATGATCGACTACATGGAGCGCGCTGCTGCTGAAGATGGTGCGCCTTGGTATTCGATTGCCAGCCACATGCTGGGCCTGCGGCATGGCTTGCATGGCGCGCGCAAATGGCGCCAGGTGTGGAGCGACCACCGCCTGAAACCCCTGCCTGCCCGCGAAGTGTGGGCCATGGCTCAGGCCCATGTGGGGCTTCATGATCTGGCAGATGCGATACCCCTCTGA
- the scpA gene encoding methylmalonyl-CoA mutase — protein MTQKQPEFRSASYEDWVKAAQKSAPGGDLEALNWVTPDGISVKPLYTADDTAHLAHTNTLPGFEPFIRGPQATMYAGRPWTIRQYAGFSTAEESNAFYRKALAAGGQGVSVAFDLATHRGYDSDHPRVTGDVGKAGVAIDSVEDMKILFDQIPLDKVSVSMTMNGAVLPVLAGYVVAAEEQGVSQDQLSGTIQNDILKEFMVRNTYIFPPEPSMKIIGDIIEYTAAHMPKFNSISISGYHMQEAGANQALELAFTLADGKEYVKTATAKGMDVDDFAGRLSFFWAVGMNFYLEIAKMRAARLLWTRIMKGFNAQKPKSLMLRTHSQTSGWSLTEQDPYNNVVRTTIEAMAAVFGGTQSLHTNSLDEAIALPTEFSSRIARNTQLIIQEETHITSVVDPWAGSYMMESLTQEMADKAWAIIEEVDAMGGMTKAVDSGWAKLKIEAAAAEKQARIDSGKDVIVGVNKYKLAKEDPIETLDVDNVKVRDGQIKRLNAIKASRDSVKVAAALDALTASAESGQGNLLDLSIQAIRLRATVGEVSDALEKIFGRHRADTQKVTGVYAAAYDSAEGWDQLKKEISDFAEVQGRRPRVMVSKLGQDGHDRGAKVVATAFADLGFDVDMGPLFQTPEECARQAIENDVHAVGVSTLAAGHKTLVPAIIAELKKQGADDIIVFVGGVIPRQDYEMLYEAGVKGIYGPGTPIPASAKDVLEQIKKAIA, from the coding sequence ATGACCCAGAAACAGCCCGAATTCCGCTCCGCCTCCTATGAAGATTGGGTCAAAGCCGCCCAGAAAAGTGCGCCTGGCGGAGATCTGGAGGCCCTGAACTGGGTCACGCCCGACGGGATCAGCGTCAAGCCGCTGTACACAGCCGACGACACAGCCCATCTGGCCCACACCAACACGCTGCCTGGATTTGAGCCGTTTATCCGTGGCCCGCAGGCCACCATGTACGCCGGCCGGCCTTGGACGATCCGCCAGTACGCGGGTTTCTCCACGGCCGAAGAGTCCAATGCGTTCTACCGCAAGGCGCTCGCTGCCGGCGGTCAGGGCGTGTCGGTCGCGTTTGATCTGGCCACCCACCGCGGCTACGACAGCGACCACCCGCGGGTAACCGGCGATGTCGGCAAAGCGGGTGTGGCCATCGATTCGGTGGAGGACATGAAGATACTGTTCGATCAGATCCCGCTGGACAAGGTCTCGGTGTCCATGACGATGAACGGCGCGGTGTTGCCGGTGTTGGCGGGCTACGTTGTGGCCGCCGAAGAGCAGGGCGTGAGCCAGGACCAGCTTTCCGGAACGATTCAGAACGACATTCTGAAAGAGTTCATGGTGCGCAACACCTACATCTTCCCTCCCGAGCCATCGATGAAAATCATCGGCGACATCATCGAGTACACGGCCGCGCACATGCCGAAGTTCAACTCGATCTCGATCTCGGGGTACCACATGCAGGAAGCGGGTGCGAACCAGGCTCTGGAGTTGGCTTTCACGCTGGCCGATGGTAAGGAGTACGTGAAGACGGCCACCGCCAAAGGCATGGACGTAGACGATTTCGCCGGACGCCTCTCGTTCTTCTGGGCGGTGGGCATGAACTTCTACCTTGAAATCGCCAAAATGCGAGCAGCACGTTTGCTGTGGACACGCATCATGAAAGGCTTCAACGCCCAAAAGCCCAAGAGCCTGATGCTGCGCACCCACAGCCAGACTTCAGGTTGGTCGCTGACCGAGCAAGACCCCTACAACAACGTGGTGCGCACCACCATTGAAGCCATGGCGGCCGTCTTCGGCGGCACACAAAGCCTGCACACCAATTCGCTGGACGAAGCCATTGCGCTGCCGACCGAGTTCAGCTCGCGCATTGCGCGCAACACCCAGCTCATCATTCAGGAAGAGACCCACATCACCAGTGTGGTTGATCCCTGGGCTGGCAGCTACATGATGGAGTCGCTCACGCAGGAAATGGCCGACAAGGCCTGGGCCATCATTGAAGAGGTCGATGCCATGGGCGGTATGACCAAGGCGGTGGATTCCGGCTGGGCCAAGCTGAAGATCGAAGCGGCGGCTGCCGAGAAACAGGCGCGCATCGATTCGGGCAAAGACGTGATCGTGGGCGTCAACAAATACAAGCTGGCCAAAGAAGATCCGATCGAGACGCTGGATGTGGACAACGTCAAGGTGCGGGATGGCCAGATCAAACGCCTCAATGCCATCAAGGCCAGCCGCGACAGCGTCAAAGTGGCCGCTGCGCTGGACGCGCTCACGGCTTCTGCCGAAAGCGGGCAAGGCAACCTGCTTGATCTTTCAATCCAGGCGATTCGTTTGCGCGCCACGGTGGGTGAAGTGTCCGACGCGCTGGAAAAAATCTTTGGGCGCCACCGCGCCGATACACAAAAGGTGACCGGTGTGTACGCTGCTGCCTACGATTCCGCCGAAGGCTGGGATCAGCTGAAGAAAGAAATCAGCGACTTTGCCGAAGTCCAAGGCCGTCGTCCGCGTGTGATGGTCAGCAAGCTGGGTCAAGACGGCCACGACCGCGGCGCCAAGGTGGTGGCAACGGCGTTTGCCGACCTGGGCTTCGATGTGGACATGGGCCCACTCTTCCAGACTCCTGAAGAGTGTGCACGCCAGGCGATCGAAAACGACGTGCATGCCGTGGGTGTATCCACGCTGGCGGCAGGCCACAAGACGTTGGTGCCGGCCATCATTGCCGAGCTCAAGAAGCAGGGCGCTGATGACATCATTGTTTTTGTGGGCGGTGTGATTCCGCGTCAGGATTACGAGATGCTCTACGAGGCTGGCGTCAAAGGCATCTACGGGCCGGGTACGCCGATTCCGGCCAGCGCGAAGGATGTGCTGGAGCAGATAAAGAAAGCCATCGCGTGA
- the meaB gene encoding methylmalonyl Co-A mutase-associated GTPase MeaB, with amino-acid sequence MTETIESGPRPALLDGIVSGAPMAQRRAMAKAITLLESTRTDHRAQGDALLTALLPHTGRSFRLGISGVPGVGKSTFIEALGLYLIAQGHRVAVLTIDPSSTVSGGSILGDKTRMEHLSVKEQAYIRPSPSSGTLGGVAEKTREATLVCEAAGYDTVIVETVGVGQSETAVANMTDMFVLMQLPNAGDDLQAIKKGVMELADLVVINKADIDPDAATRARAQISSSLRLLGLHGNPDHVHHDDKFWHPQVIQLSALKGEGVDTFWSSVTQYRGLQTANGRLPARRQQQAKAWMWERIDAGLKQRFRDHPMVRERLTATTASVLAGELPASTAARALLDLFD; translated from the coding sequence ATGACAGAAACGATTGAGTCTGGGCCACGCCCAGCCCTGCTGGATGGCATTGTGAGTGGCGCGCCGATGGCGCAGCGCCGCGCCATGGCCAAGGCGATCACGCTGCTGGAGTCCACCCGCACCGACCACCGCGCGCAGGGTGATGCGCTGCTCACCGCTTTGTTGCCGCACACAGGCAGGAGTTTTCGCCTGGGCATCAGCGGTGTGCCGGGTGTGGGCAAGAGCACATTCATCGAAGCGCTGGGTCTCTACCTGATCGCGCAAGGCCACCGTGTCGCGGTGTTGACCATCGACCCTTCGTCGACTGTGTCGGGTGGCTCCATCCTTGGCGACAAAACGCGCATGGAACACCTGAGCGTCAAGGAGCAGGCCTACATCCGGCCCAGTCCGAGCAGTGGCACGCTGGGTGGCGTGGCCGAGAAGACGCGTGAGGCCACGCTGGTCTGCGAAGCGGCGGGCTACGACACCGTGATTGTTGAGACGGTGGGCGTGGGTCAGAGCGAAACAGCGGTCGCCAACATGACCGACATGTTTGTGCTCATGCAGCTGCCCAACGCGGGCGACGACTTGCAAGCGATCAAGAAAGGTGTGATGGAGCTGGCCGATCTGGTGGTGATCAACAAGGCCGACATCGACCCCGACGCCGCCACCCGCGCACGCGCTCAAATCAGCTCCTCGCTGCGCCTACTGGGTTTGCATGGCAACCCGGATCACGTGCACCATGACGACAAATTCTGGCACCCGCAGGTGATCCAGCTCAGCGCCTTGAAGGGCGAGGGCGTGGACACGTTCTGGTCCTCTGTAACGCAATACCGTGGCTTGCAGACGGCCAATGGCAGGTTGCCTGCTCGCCGTCAGCAACAGGCCAAGGCCTGGATGTGGGAGCGCATTGATGCCGGATTGAAACAGCGCTTCCGCGACCATCCCATGGTCCGTGAGCGGCTGACGGCGACCACGGCAAGCGTGCTTGCTGGCGAGTTGCCGGCTTCGACCGCTGCCCGAGCGCTGCTCGACCTGTTTGACTGA
- a CDS encoding FAD/NAD(P)-binding oxidoreductase codes for MAHIVILGAGLGGMPMAYEMKALARAEDTVTVISDSAKFHFVPSNPWVAVDWRKRGDIEVEIEPALGKKGIKAIIQAAKRVHPADNQIELADGSMVSYDYLVIATGPKLAFDEVEGLGPHGGHTQSICHVAHAETAKQAWDGFVQNPGPIVVGAVQGASCFGPAYEFAMIMDTDLRKRKIRDQVPMTYVTPEPYIGHLGLGGVGDSKGMLEAAMRQRHIKWICNAKTTKIEDGQMFVTEHNDQGEPIKEHVLPFKHSMMLPAFKGVDAVYGIEGLTNPRGFVTVDEHQRNKTFQNVFSVGVCIAIPPVETTPIPCGTPKTGYMIESMVTATAHNIRELMDGKSPTHKATWNTVCLADFGDTGACFVALPQIPPRNVSWFAEGKWVHLAKVAFEKYFMRKMQKGSSEPIYEKLIMDFIGITKLKAKAGADKPKP; via the coding sequence ATGGCACACATCGTGATTCTGGGCGCTGGGCTGGGCGGCATGCCCATGGCCTACGAAATGAAGGCACTGGCCCGCGCTGAAGACACCGTCACGGTGATCAGCGACTCAGCGAAATTCCATTTCGTGCCATCCAACCCCTGGGTTGCGGTCGATTGGCGAAAACGCGGCGATATCGAGGTGGAAATCGAGCCCGCACTGGGCAAAAAGGGCATCAAAGCCATCATCCAGGCGGCGAAGCGCGTACACCCGGCTGACAACCAGATTGAGCTGGCCGATGGCAGCATGGTCAGCTACGACTACCTGGTGATCGCCACCGGACCCAAGTTGGCCTTCGACGAAGTCGAAGGTTTGGGCCCACACGGCGGCCACACGCAGTCGATCTGCCACGTGGCCCACGCCGAAACCGCCAAACAAGCCTGGGACGGCTTCGTGCAAAACCCGGGGCCTATCGTGGTTGGCGCCGTTCAAGGCGCTTCGTGCTTCGGCCCAGCCTATGAATTCGCCATGATCATGGACACCGATCTGCGCAAGCGCAAGATCCGTGACCAAGTGCCCATGACCTATGTGACACCCGAGCCCTACATCGGCCATCTGGGTCTGGGTGGAGTGGGCGATTCCAAGGGCATGCTGGAGGCCGCCATGCGCCAGCGCCATATCAAATGGATCTGCAACGCCAAAACCACCAAGATCGAAGACGGTCAGATGTTTGTGACCGAACACAATGACCAGGGCGAGCCGATCAAGGAGCATGTGCTGCCCTTCAAACACTCGATGATGCTGCCAGCCTTCAAAGGCGTGGACGCCGTCTACGGCATCGAAGGCCTGACCAATCCGCGCGGCTTCGTCACCGTGGACGAACACCAGCGCAACAAGACTTTCCAGAATGTCTTCAGCGTCGGCGTGTGCATCGCCATCCCACCGGTAGAAACCACGCCGATTCCCTGCGGAACGCCCAAAACCGGCTACATGATCGAGTCCATGGTCACCGCCACGGCACACAACATTCGCGAACTCATGGACGGGAAATCGCCCACCCACAAGGCCACCTGGAATACCGTGTGCCTGGCCGACTTCGGTGACACCGGTGCCTGTTTCGTGGCGCTGCCGCAAATTCCGCCGCGCAACGTGAGCTGGTTTGCCGAGGGCAAATGGGTGCACCTGGCGAAAGTGGCTTTCGAGAAGTACTTCATGCGCAAGATGCAGAAAGGCTCCTCCGAGCCCATCTACGAGAAGCTCATCATGGACTTCATCGGTATCACCAAACTCAAAGCAAAAGCCGGCGCAGACAAACCCAAGCCCTGA
- a CDS encoding formate/nitrite transporter family protein, with protein sequence MAYLVPSEFVTKMVDAGEAKIFMSTRDTLIRAFMAGAILALAAAFAITINVQTGQPLAGAILFPVGFCLLYLLGFDLLTGVMTLCPLALIDKRPGVTLNGVLRNWGLVFVGNFAGAFLVAIMMAIIFTFGFSTEPNAVGQAIGHIGEGRTVGYAAHGASGMLTLFIRGVLCNWMVSTGVVGAMVSTNVSGKVIAMWMPIMLFFYMGFEHSIVNMFLFPSGLLLGGNFSIYDYLIWNEIPTVLGNLVGGLAFVGLTLYSTHVRTAPKRTA encoded by the coding sequence ATGGCCTACCTGGTACCGTCCGAATTCGTCACCAAAATGGTGGACGCTGGAGAAGCCAAGATCTTCATGTCCACCCGCGACACATTGATCCGCGCATTCATGGCCGGCGCTATTTTGGCGCTGGCCGCGGCATTCGCCATCACCATCAACGTACAGACCGGACAGCCTTTGGCGGGCGCCATCCTGTTTCCCGTCGGGTTCTGCCTGCTGTACCTGCTGGGCTTCGATCTGCTGACCGGCGTGATGACACTGTGCCCCCTGGCGCTGATCGACAAGCGGCCAGGCGTCACCCTCAACGGCGTGCTGCGCAACTGGGGCCTGGTGTTTGTCGGCAACTTCGCCGGCGCATTCCTGGTTGCCATCATGATGGCCATCATCTTCACGTTCGGATTCTCCACCGAGCCCAATGCGGTCGGCCAAGCCATTGGCCACATCGGTGAAGGCCGCACCGTGGGCTACGCCGCACACGGCGCCTCGGGCATGTTGACGCTGTTCATTCGCGGCGTGCTGTGCAACTGGATGGTGTCGACAGGCGTCGTGGGCGCCATGGTCTCGACCAACGTCTCGGGCAAGGTCATTGCCATGTGGATGCCCATCATGCTGTTTTTCTACATGGGCTTTGAGCACTCCATCGTCAACATGTTCCTGTTCCCCTCCGGGCTGCTCCTGGGTGGCAATTTCTCCATCTACGATTACCTGATCTGGAACGAGATCCCGACTGTGCTCGGCAACCTGGTCGGCGGCCTGGCCTTTGTGGGCCTGACGCTGTACTCCACGCATGTGCGCACCGCACCCAAGCGCACGGCCTGA
- the cynS gene encoding cyanase, whose product MNRNDVTEMIIGAKITKGLKWEAVAAELGLSKEWVTAACLGQMTFNKAQADTVGQFFDLPKEAIAWLQVVPSKGSVPTAVPTDPLIYRLYELVQVYGTTFKELIHEEFGDGIMSAIDFKMKLVRESDPAGDRVNIAMSGKFLPYKSY is encoded by the coding sequence ATGAACCGCAACGACGTCACCGAAATGATCATCGGCGCCAAGATCACCAAAGGCCTCAAATGGGAGGCTGTGGCCGCCGAGCTGGGCCTGTCCAAAGAATGGGTCACCGCAGCCTGCCTTGGCCAAATGACGTTCAACAAAGCCCAGGCCGACACCGTTGGCCAGTTTTTCGACCTGCCCAAGGAGGCCATTGCGTGGCTGCAGGTCGTGCCCAGCAAAGGCTCGGTGCCCACAGCTGTCCCGACCGACCCATTGATCTACCGGCTCTACGAACTGGTACAGGTCTACGGCACCACCTTCAAAGAGCTCATTCACGAAGAATTCGGCGACGGCATCATGTCAGCGATCGATTTCAAAATGAAGCTTGTGCGGGAGTCAGATCCTGCAGGGGATCGCGTCAACATCGCCATGTCAGGCAAATTTCTGCCCTACAAGAGCTACTGA
- a CDS encoding bifunctional protein-serine/threonine kinase/phosphatase, translating to MSGKLTISIGQHSDKGRKEVNQDFHGALVPVEPLLSAKGVAIALADGISSSAVSQEASEAAVRSFLEDYYCTSDAWSVKRSGQRVLGASNAWLHGQTQRSPHRNDQERGYVCTFSAMVIKSTTAHLFHVGDSRILRLHPKALEQLTEDHRVRISSQQSYLARALGAQSTVDIDYLALPLTQGEVYVLATDGVHEHVDAALIHATLQAHPDDLDAAARSLVEAALERGSQDNLTVQLVRIDALPAHDITETSQRRAALALPPLLTAREQFDGYRIVRELHASSRSHIYLAIDEASGQQVALKIPSVDQHADPACLERFLMEEWIARRIDSPHVLKPCAPTRTRQYLYVVMEYVEGQTLAQWMQDNPKPDLPTVRRIVEQIGRGLQAFHRMDMLHQDLRPANIMIDATATVKIIDFGSTRVAGLAEATAPLQEEPLLGTAQYTAPEYFLGESGSARSDLFSLGVITYQMLTSRLPYGSAVAATRTPANQRRLVFDSTLASARPLPVWVDGALRKALHPDPWKRHEDVAEFVYDLQHPNSDFLHRQSPPLIERHPLAFWKALSFLLLIAVMSLAYRLAQTP from the coding sequence ATGTCTGGCAAGTTAACCATCTCCATCGGTCAGCACTCGGACAAAGGCCGCAAGGAAGTCAATCAAGACTTTCATGGGGCGCTCGTTCCCGTTGAGCCTCTGCTGAGCGCCAAGGGCGTGGCCATCGCGCTGGCCGACGGCATCAGCAGCAGCGCGGTCAGCCAGGAAGCGAGCGAAGCCGCCGTGCGCAGTTTCCTCGAAGACTATTACTGCACCTCAGACGCCTGGAGCGTGAAACGCTCCGGGCAAAGGGTGCTTGGTGCCAGCAACGCCTGGTTGCATGGTCAGACGCAGCGCAGCCCGCACCGCAACGACCAGGAACGTGGCTACGTGTGCACCTTCAGCGCCATGGTGATCAAGTCCACCACAGCACACCTCTTCCACGTGGGCGACAGCCGCATCTTGCGGCTGCATCCCAAAGCGCTGGAGCAACTCACCGAAGACCATCGGGTGCGGATCTCTTCACAGCAGAGCTACCTCGCCAGGGCCCTGGGCGCACAATCCACGGTGGATATCGACTACCTGGCCCTGCCGCTCACACAGGGTGAGGTGTATGTGCTGGCCACCGACGGTGTGCACGAACATGTCGATGCCGCGCTGATCCATGCCACGCTTCAGGCCCACCCCGACGACCTGGACGCCGCCGCTCGCTCCCTTGTGGAGGCTGCGCTTGAACGCGGCAGCCAGGACAACCTCACTGTTCAGCTGGTGCGCATCGATGCCCTGCCCGCCCACGACATCACCGAGACTTCGCAGCGGCGCGCCGCGCTCGCTTTGCCGCCTTTGCTGACGGCTCGGGAGCAATTTGATGGATACCGCATCGTGCGCGAGCTGCACGCCTCCAGCCGCAGCCACATCTACCTCGCCATCGATGAGGCCTCTGGCCAGCAGGTGGCGCTGAAAATTCCCTCGGTGGACCAGCACGCCGACCCGGCCTGTCTCGAGCGCTTCTTGATGGAAGAATGGATTGCGAGGCGGATCGACAGCCCCCATGTGCTCAAACCCTGTGCACCGACCCGGACGCGGCAATACCTTTATGTGGTCATGGAGTACGTCGAAGGCCAGACTCTGGCGCAATGGATGCAAGACAACCCCAAACCCGACCTGCCCACCGTGCGCCGCATCGTTGAGCAAATCGGCCGAGGTCTCCAGGCCTTTCACCGCATGGACATGCTGCACCAGGACCTGCGTCCGGCCAACATCATGATTGACGCCACTGCCACCGTAAAGATCATCGATTTTGGATCCACCCGCGTCGCCGGCCTCGCAGAAGCAACCGCACCCCTGCAGGAAGAGCCTTTGCTGGGAACCGCCCAGTACACCGCGCCCGAGTATTTCCTTGGCGAGAGCGGCAGCGCCCGCTCTGACCTGTTTTCGCTGGGCGTCATCACTTACCAGATGCTCACCAGTCGCTTGCCTTATGGCAGCGCGGTCGCCGCCACACGCACCCCGGCCAATCAGCGCCGACTGGTCTTTGATTCAACGCTCGCCAGCGCAAGGCCTTTACCCGTCTGGGTCGATGGCGCACTGCGCAAAGCGCTGCACCCCGATCCCTGGAAACGCCACGAAGACGTGGCCGAATTTGTCTACGATCTGCAGCACCCCAACAGCGACTTCCTGCACCGGCAGAGCCCTCCGCTGATTGAGCGCCACCCGCTCGCATTCTGGAAAGCGTTGTCTTTTCTGCTGCTGATCGCCGTGATGTCGCTGGCGTATCGCTTGGCGCAGACGCCCTGA